The proteins below come from a single Esox lucius isolate fEsoLuc1 chromosome 7, fEsoLuc1.pri, whole genome shotgun sequence genomic window:
- the emsy gene encoding BRCA2-interacting transcriptional repressor EMSY isoform X1 → MLMIQQEKPQLAGTMPVVWPTLLDLGRDECKRILRKLELEAYAGVISALRAQGDLTKDKKDLLGELTKVLSISTERHRAEVRRAVNDERLITIAYHMSGPNSSSEWSIEGRRLVPLMPRLVPQTAFTVTANAVASATANQNATLLLPAETGNKEVVVCYSYTSTTSTPTSATASSGSAAAAVKSPRPASPASNVVVLPSGSTVYVKSVSCSDEDEKPRKRRRTNSSSSSPVVLKEVAKVAPPMSKTITVPVSGSPKMSNIMQSIANSLPPHMSPVKITFTKPSTQTTNTTTQKVIIVTTSPSSNFVPNILSKSHSHNYAAAMSKLVSTSMLTSASQKQTVFIPASSSPSSTPNTVAVTTMVTSSPSVVMSTIAQGGSSAGVKVASTRLPSPKTMVGSPTQILAQFPKQHQQSLKQLQQGSPMGSVAIGQAQTSTTPPGSKPTIQIKQESGVKIITQQMQPSKILPKPSSAGMPSSSSSPIMVVSSNGAIMTTKLVSQPTGTQATYSRPTVSPTIGARMATSASGATYVKTTSGSIITVVPKSLATLGGKIISSNIVSGTTTKITTIPMTSKPNVIVVQKTTGKATTIQGLPGKNVVTTLLNAGGEKTLQAVPGSKPAIITSTRPITKMIVTQPKGMGSGVQPTTTKIIPTKIVYGQQGKTQVLIKPKPIFQTAVVSEQTRQLVSETLQQVSRVADVGPASTQEGTLRDESGGITEGPSPPGEGSIGSSLDSQPVVHVISSRGQEWTEQHEVSVESGPTIIYQDVSKGDVSQSATSTIKALLELQQTSVKGEAKPRQHTIDLSQMAVPLQMAQDKKAPSPPGVSTVDTEPPTEHAPAGKVNRAGLSSGGAGDLGASSQGLSHTPMLAKSVPTSSAVTVTHIVQLSSEGQLLHSRQAEETVMEDGELEGDTLDPQTGLFYRSIQPAAVQPPAPQLHVPPQPQTLSQSEAQLEQSRHTPHSTQPPHLHSKLQSSQPASSATLPKKPPQLREQPQAKPPTPGQSPKEKPSSASASPPQAGLGLPTKPPFLTPQLPKLQQAPTSHHRPIHTQLSQPPPLQAHHPVGVDKTPPTSQPPIITQGSSVTKITFGSSSSHQSPPVSSSGEATAKLVPAEPSSSGPSSSEKPSVSDILKISMMEAEIDPSSEPMVVDSSSDCSPYGKGVGAAGGSGVPGPVISSSGVSLHHSSHSKPQHGQFIKEDLDVIEVIPQYSIMPDSSQSNVVVEPSGFLEITNYTSQRLDEESVMEQEVDSSNDEATSVSPMEEGCADQSH, encoded by the exons ATG TTGATGATTCAGCAGGAGAAACCGCAGCTGGCTGGCACCATGCCTGTTGTGTGGCCCACCCTCCTTGACCTAGGCAGGGATGAGTGTAAGAGAATACTTCGAAAACTTG AGCTGGAGGCGTATGCAGGTGTTATCAGTGCTTTACGAGCCCAAGGAGACCTCACCAAGGATAAGAAAGATCTTCTCGGAGAACTTACCAAAGTCCTCAG CATTTCAACTGAGCGTCATCGTGCAGAGGTCCGAAGGGCAGTGAATGATGAGCGCCTTATTACCATTGCCTATCA CATGTCTGGTCCCAATAGCTCCTCCGAGTGGTCCATTGAGGGGCGGCGGCTAGTCCCGCTAATGCCTAGACTGGTCCCTCAGACTGCATTCACGGTGACCGCCAATGCAGTGGCCAGCgccacagccaatcagaatgcCACGCTTCTGCTGCCCGCTGAAACAGGAAATAAAGAAG TGGTTGTTTGCTACTCCTACACAAGCACCACATCCACCCCCACCAGTGCCACAGCGTCCAGTGGCAGTGCAGCAGCCGCGGTTAAGTCCCCCCGTCCGGCCAGTCCCGCTTCCAACGTGGTGGTGCTGCCCAGTGGGAGCACGGTCTACGTGAAGA GTGTGAGCTGCtcggatgaagatgagaagcCACGCAAGCGAAGGAGGACCAACTCCTCAAGCTCCTCCCCTGTGGTGCTGAAGGAGGTGGCCAAGGTGGCCCCACCCATGTCCAAGACCATCACTGTACCAGTGAGCGGTAGCCCCAAAATGAGCAACATTATGCAGAGCATCGCCAACTCCCTGCCTCCACACATGTCCCCAGTCAAGATCACCTTCACAAAGCCTAGTACTCagaccaccaacaccaccacccagAAG GTGATCATTGTGACGACTTCTCCAAGCTCTAACTTCGTGCCCAACATCCTGTCCAAGTCCCACTCCCACAATTATGCGGCTGCCATGTCCAAGCTGGTGTCCACTTCCATGCTGACCTCGGCCAGCCAGAAGCAGACCGTGTTCATCCCGGCCAGCTCCAGTCCCTCCTCGACCCCGAACACAGTCGCCGTGACCACCATGGTCACCTCCAGCCCATCTGTGGTCATGTCGACCATAGCACAGG GTGGCTCGTCGGCAGGCGTGAAAGTGGCCTCCACCAGGCTCCCCTCTCCTAAGACCATGGTAGGCTCCCCCACCCAGATTCTGGCCCAGTTCCCCAAGCAGCACCAGCAGTCCCTCAAGCAGCTGCAGCAGGGCTCGCCCATGGGTTCCGTGGCCATAGGCCAGGCCCAAACCTCCACGACACCCCCCGGCTCCAAGCCCACTATCCAAATTAAGCAGGAGTCAG GTGTTAAAATCATCACCCAACAGATGCAGCCCAGCAAGATCCTGCCTAAACCCTCTTCAGCAGGCATGCCCAGCAGCAGCTCCTCCCCCATCATGGTTGTCAGTAGCAACGGGGCCATCATGACAACAAAGCTGGTGTCCCAGCCCACAG GTACCCAGGCCACCTACTCAAGGCCCACCGTCAGCCCCACTATTGGAGCCAGGATGGCGACGTCAGCCAGTGGAGCCACGTATGTGAAGACCACCAGTGGAAGCATCATCACCGTGGTCCCCAAGTCTCTGGCCACACTGGGTGGCAAGATCATCAGCAGCAACATTGTGTCTG GTACAACAACAAAGATCACCACCATTCCAATGACATCCAAGCCCAATGTTATTGTAGTACAGAAGACCACTGGCAAAGCCACGACCATCCAGGGCCTGCCTGGCAAGAATGTGGTCACCACGCTGTTGAACGCAGGG GGTGAGAAGACCTTGCAGGCTGTGCCAGGGTCCAAGCCAGCCATCATTACATCCACAAGGCCCATCACCAAGATGATTGTGACCCAGCCCAAAGGCATGGGCTCCGGGGTGCAGCCAACCACCACCAAGATCATCCCCACCAAGATAGTGTACGGCCAGCAGGGCAAGACCCAG GTGCTGATCAAGCCCAAGCCAAtcttccagacggcggtggtgAGTGAGCAGACCAGGCAGCTGGTGAGTGAGACCCTGCAGCAGGTGTCCAGGGTGGCTGACGTGGGCCCAGCTTCCACACAGGAGGGGACACTCAGGGACGAATCAGGCGGCATcactgagggcccctccccgcCAGGCGAAGGCTCCATCGGCAGCAGTCTCG ACTCCCAGCCTGTAGTGCACGTCATCTCCTCCAGGGGACAGGAGTGGACAGAGCAGCATGAGGTGTCGGTGGAGTCTGGACCAACCATAATCTACCAGGACGTCTCTAAAGGGGATGTGTCCCAGTCGGCCACCTCAACCATCAAGGCACTGCTGGAGCTGCAGCAGACCTCAG TGAAAGGCGAAGCCAAGCCGCGGCAGCACACCATAGACCTGAGCCAGATGGCTGTGCCCCTTCAGATGGCGCAGGACAAGAAGGCCCCCAGCCCCCCGGGGGTGTCCACGGTAGACACTGAACCACCCACTGAACACGCCCCTGCTG GTAAAGTTAACAGGGCCGGCCTTTCCTCTGGAGGCGCAGGGGATCTGGGGGCGTCCTCACAGGGCCTCAGTCACACGCCCATGCTGGCTAAGTCTGTTCCCACCTCCTCTGCTGTAACCGTCACACACATCGTCCAACTG TCTTCAGAGGGCCAGCTGCTCcacagcaggcaggcagaggagactgtgatggaggATGGCGAACTGGAAGGGGACACGCTAGaccctcagacgggcctgttcTACCGTTCCATCCAGCCcgcggcagtgcagccgcccgCCCCCCAGCTCCACGTACCCCCGCAACCCCAAACCCTGTCACAGTCCGAGGCCCAGTTGGAGCAGAGCAGACACACGCCGCACTCCACCCAGCCGCCCCATCTACACAGCAAACTCCAGTCCAGCCAGCCCGCCTCCTCCGCCACCCTGCCGAAGAAGCCGCCCCAACTCCGGGAGCAGCCCCAGGCCAAGCCCCCGACACCGGGGCAGAGCCCGAAGGAGAAGCCGTCCTCTGCATCGGCGTCCCCCCCGCAGGCTGGCCTGGGCCTGCCTACCAAGCCCCCCTTCCTCACCCCCCAGCTACCCAAGCTGCAGCAGGCGCCCACCTCCCACCACAGGCCCATCCACACACAGCTGTCCCAGCCGCCACCCCTGCAGGCCCACCACCCGGTGGGCGTCGACAAGACCCCTCCCACGAGCCAG CCACCAATAATCACCCAGGGTTCCAGTGTCACCAAGATAACCTTTGGCAGTAGCAGCAGCCACCAGTCCCCGCCTGTGTCCAGCAGCGGCGAGGCCACTGCTAAGCTTGTCCCTGCAGAGCCCAGCAGCTCAGGCCCTTCCAGCAGTGAGAAGCCATCTGTCTCAGACATCCTCAAGATCTCTATGATGGAGGCAGAGATCGACCCCAGCTCGGAGCCCATGGTAGTGGACTCATCCAGTGATTGCAGCCCCTATGGGAAGGGGGTAGGGGCAGCGGGAGGCTCAGGGGTCCCAGGCCCGGTCATCAGCAGCTCTGGGGTTTCGCTGCACCACTCGTCCCACTCCAAGCCCCAGCACGGCCAGTTCATCAAAGAGGACCTTGATGTCATTGAg GTGATCCCTCAGTACTCCATTATGCCAGACTCAAGCCAGTCCAATGTGGTGGTGGAGCCCAGCGGTTTCCTGGAAATCACCAATTACACCAGCCAGCGACTGGATGAGGAGAGCGTCATGGAGCAGGAGGTGGACAGCAGCAACGACGAAGCCACCTCCGTCAGCCCCATGGAGGAGGGCTGTGCCGACCAGTCACACTGA
- the emsy gene encoding BRCA2-interacting transcriptional repressor EMSY isoform X2, with product MLMIQQEKPQLAGTMPVVWPTLLDLGRDECKRILRKLELEAYAGVISALRAQGDLTKDKKDLLGELTKVLSISTERHRAEVRRAVNDERLITIAYHMSGPNSSSEWSIEGRRLVPLMPRLVPQTAFTVTANAVASATANQNATLLLPAETGNKEVVVCYSYTSTTSTPTSATASSGSAAAAVKSPRPASPASNVVVLPSGSTVYVKSVSCSDEDEKPRKRRRTNSSSSSPVVLKEVAKVAPPMSKTITVPVSGSPKMSNIMQSIANSLPPHMSPVKITFTKPSTQTTNTTTQKVIIVTTSPSSNFVPNILSKSHSHNYAAAMSKLVSTSMLTSASQKQTVFIPASSSPSSTPNTVAVTTMVTSSPSVVMSTIAQGGSSAGVKVASTRLPSPKTMVGSPTQILAQFPKQHQQSLKQLQQGSPMGSVAIGQAQTSTTPPGSKPTIQIKQESGVKIITQQMQPSKILPKPSSAGMPSSSSSPIMVVSSNGAIMTTKLVSQPTGTQATYSRPTVSPTIGARMATSASGATYVKTTSGSIITVVPKSLATLGGKIISSNIVSGTTTKITTIPMTSKPNVIVVQKTTGKATTIQGLPGKNVVTTLLNAGTLQAVPGSKPAIITSTRPITKMIVTQPKGMGSGVQPTTTKIIPTKIVYGQQGKTQVLIKPKPIFQTAVVSEQTRQLVSETLQQVSRVADVGPASTQEGTLRDESGGITEGPSPPGEGSIGSSLDSQPVVHVISSRGQEWTEQHEVSVESGPTIIYQDVSKGDVSQSATSTIKALLELQQTSVKGEAKPRQHTIDLSQMAVPLQMAQDKKAPSPPGVSTVDTEPPTEHAPAGKVNRAGLSSGGAGDLGASSQGLSHTPMLAKSVPTSSAVTVTHIVQLSSEGQLLHSRQAEETVMEDGELEGDTLDPQTGLFYRSIQPAAVQPPAPQLHVPPQPQTLSQSEAQLEQSRHTPHSTQPPHLHSKLQSSQPASSATLPKKPPQLREQPQAKPPTPGQSPKEKPSSASASPPQAGLGLPTKPPFLTPQLPKLQQAPTSHHRPIHTQLSQPPPLQAHHPVGVDKTPPTSQPPIITQGSSVTKITFGSSSSHQSPPVSSSGEATAKLVPAEPSSSGPSSSEKPSVSDILKISMMEAEIDPSSEPMVVDSSSDCSPYGKGVGAAGGSGVPGPVISSSGVSLHHSSHSKPQHGQFIKEDLDVIEVIPQYSIMPDSSQSNVVVEPSGFLEITNYTSQRLDEESVMEQEVDSSNDEATSVSPMEEGCADQSH from the exons ATG TTGATGATTCAGCAGGAGAAACCGCAGCTGGCTGGCACCATGCCTGTTGTGTGGCCCACCCTCCTTGACCTAGGCAGGGATGAGTGTAAGAGAATACTTCGAAAACTTG AGCTGGAGGCGTATGCAGGTGTTATCAGTGCTTTACGAGCCCAAGGAGACCTCACCAAGGATAAGAAAGATCTTCTCGGAGAACTTACCAAAGTCCTCAG CATTTCAACTGAGCGTCATCGTGCAGAGGTCCGAAGGGCAGTGAATGATGAGCGCCTTATTACCATTGCCTATCA CATGTCTGGTCCCAATAGCTCCTCCGAGTGGTCCATTGAGGGGCGGCGGCTAGTCCCGCTAATGCCTAGACTGGTCCCTCAGACTGCATTCACGGTGACCGCCAATGCAGTGGCCAGCgccacagccaatcagaatgcCACGCTTCTGCTGCCCGCTGAAACAGGAAATAAAGAAG TGGTTGTTTGCTACTCCTACACAAGCACCACATCCACCCCCACCAGTGCCACAGCGTCCAGTGGCAGTGCAGCAGCCGCGGTTAAGTCCCCCCGTCCGGCCAGTCCCGCTTCCAACGTGGTGGTGCTGCCCAGTGGGAGCACGGTCTACGTGAAGA GTGTGAGCTGCtcggatgaagatgagaagcCACGCAAGCGAAGGAGGACCAACTCCTCAAGCTCCTCCCCTGTGGTGCTGAAGGAGGTGGCCAAGGTGGCCCCACCCATGTCCAAGACCATCACTGTACCAGTGAGCGGTAGCCCCAAAATGAGCAACATTATGCAGAGCATCGCCAACTCCCTGCCTCCACACATGTCCCCAGTCAAGATCACCTTCACAAAGCCTAGTACTCagaccaccaacaccaccacccagAAG GTGATCATTGTGACGACTTCTCCAAGCTCTAACTTCGTGCCCAACATCCTGTCCAAGTCCCACTCCCACAATTATGCGGCTGCCATGTCCAAGCTGGTGTCCACTTCCATGCTGACCTCGGCCAGCCAGAAGCAGACCGTGTTCATCCCGGCCAGCTCCAGTCCCTCCTCGACCCCGAACACAGTCGCCGTGACCACCATGGTCACCTCCAGCCCATCTGTGGTCATGTCGACCATAGCACAGG GTGGCTCGTCGGCAGGCGTGAAAGTGGCCTCCACCAGGCTCCCCTCTCCTAAGACCATGGTAGGCTCCCCCACCCAGATTCTGGCCCAGTTCCCCAAGCAGCACCAGCAGTCCCTCAAGCAGCTGCAGCAGGGCTCGCCCATGGGTTCCGTGGCCATAGGCCAGGCCCAAACCTCCACGACACCCCCCGGCTCCAAGCCCACTATCCAAATTAAGCAGGAGTCAG GTGTTAAAATCATCACCCAACAGATGCAGCCCAGCAAGATCCTGCCTAAACCCTCTTCAGCAGGCATGCCCAGCAGCAGCTCCTCCCCCATCATGGTTGTCAGTAGCAACGGGGCCATCATGACAACAAAGCTGGTGTCCCAGCCCACAG GTACCCAGGCCACCTACTCAAGGCCCACCGTCAGCCCCACTATTGGAGCCAGGATGGCGACGTCAGCCAGTGGAGCCACGTATGTGAAGACCACCAGTGGAAGCATCATCACCGTGGTCCCCAAGTCTCTGGCCACACTGGGTGGCAAGATCATCAGCAGCAACATTGTGTCTG GTACAACAACAAAGATCACCACCATTCCAATGACATCCAAGCCCAATGTTATTGTAGTACAGAAGACCACTGGCAAAGCCACGACCATCCAGGGCCTGCCTGGCAAGAATGTGGTCACCACGCTGTTGAACGCAGGG ACCTTGCAGGCTGTGCCAGGGTCCAAGCCAGCCATCATTACATCCACAAGGCCCATCACCAAGATGATTGTGACCCAGCCCAAAGGCATGGGCTCCGGGGTGCAGCCAACCACCACCAAGATCATCCCCACCAAGATAGTGTACGGCCAGCAGGGCAAGACCCAG GTGCTGATCAAGCCCAAGCCAAtcttccagacggcggtggtgAGTGAGCAGACCAGGCAGCTGGTGAGTGAGACCCTGCAGCAGGTGTCCAGGGTGGCTGACGTGGGCCCAGCTTCCACACAGGAGGGGACACTCAGGGACGAATCAGGCGGCATcactgagggcccctccccgcCAGGCGAAGGCTCCATCGGCAGCAGTCTCG ACTCCCAGCCTGTAGTGCACGTCATCTCCTCCAGGGGACAGGAGTGGACAGAGCAGCATGAGGTGTCGGTGGAGTCTGGACCAACCATAATCTACCAGGACGTCTCTAAAGGGGATGTGTCCCAGTCGGCCACCTCAACCATCAAGGCACTGCTGGAGCTGCAGCAGACCTCAG TGAAAGGCGAAGCCAAGCCGCGGCAGCACACCATAGACCTGAGCCAGATGGCTGTGCCCCTTCAGATGGCGCAGGACAAGAAGGCCCCCAGCCCCCCGGGGGTGTCCACGGTAGACACTGAACCACCCACTGAACACGCCCCTGCTG GTAAAGTTAACAGGGCCGGCCTTTCCTCTGGAGGCGCAGGGGATCTGGGGGCGTCCTCACAGGGCCTCAGTCACACGCCCATGCTGGCTAAGTCTGTTCCCACCTCCTCTGCTGTAACCGTCACACACATCGTCCAACTG TCTTCAGAGGGCCAGCTGCTCcacagcaggcaggcagaggagactgtgatggaggATGGCGAACTGGAAGGGGACACGCTAGaccctcagacgggcctgttcTACCGTTCCATCCAGCCcgcggcagtgcagccgcccgCCCCCCAGCTCCACGTACCCCCGCAACCCCAAACCCTGTCACAGTCCGAGGCCCAGTTGGAGCAGAGCAGACACACGCCGCACTCCACCCAGCCGCCCCATCTACACAGCAAACTCCAGTCCAGCCAGCCCGCCTCCTCCGCCACCCTGCCGAAGAAGCCGCCCCAACTCCGGGAGCAGCCCCAGGCCAAGCCCCCGACACCGGGGCAGAGCCCGAAGGAGAAGCCGTCCTCTGCATCGGCGTCCCCCCCGCAGGCTGGCCTGGGCCTGCCTACCAAGCCCCCCTTCCTCACCCCCCAGCTACCCAAGCTGCAGCAGGCGCCCACCTCCCACCACAGGCCCATCCACACACAGCTGTCCCAGCCGCCACCCCTGCAGGCCCACCACCCGGTGGGCGTCGACAAGACCCCTCCCACGAGCCAG CCACCAATAATCACCCAGGGTTCCAGTGTCACCAAGATAACCTTTGGCAGTAGCAGCAGCCACCAGTCCCCGCCTGTGTCCAGCAGCGGCGAGGCCACTGCTAAGCTTGTCCCTGCAGAGCCCAGCAGCTCAGGCCCTTCCAGCAGTGAGAAGCCATCTGTCTCAGACATCCTCAAGATCTCTATGATGGAGGCAGAGATCGACCCCAGCTCGGAGCCCATGGTAGTGGACTCATCCAGTGATTGCAGCCCCTATGGGAAGGGGGTAGGGGCAGCGGGAGGCTCAGGGGTCCCAGGCCCGGTCATCAGCAGCTCTGGGGTTTCGCTGCACCACTCGTCCCACTCCAAGCCCCAGCACGGCCAGTTCATCAAAGAGGACCTTGATGTCATTGAg GTGATCCCTCAGTACTCCATTATGCCAGACTCAAGCCAGTCCAATGTGGTGGTGGAGCCCAGCGGTTTCCTGGAAATCACCAATTACACCAGCCAGCGACTGGATGAGGAGAGCGTCATGGAGCAGGAGGTGGACAGCAGCAACGACGAAGCCACCTCCGTCAGCCCCATGGAGGAGGGCTGTGCCGACCAGTCACACTGA